The Streptomyces sp. B3I8 nucleotide sequence CCGCCGTCGGCGTCCGGCTCCCGGAAGTGGTGGTACGCGTGGTGCGCGGTGAACCCGAGCCGCGCATACAGCGCACGCGCCCCCGCGTTGTCCGACTCCACCTGGAGCCAGCCCGCCGAGGCTCCCTCCTGAAGCGCACGCCCGGCCAGCGCGGCCATCACCGCCGTGGCGAGCCCGCGCCGGCGCAGGCCGGGGTCGACCTCGACCGCCGCGAACCCGGCCCACCGCCCGTCCACGACGAGCCGCCCGATCGCGGCGGGGGCGGCACCGCCATCGCGACCGTCCCCGTCGGCGGGAACGGTCGCGAACCACACCGACGGCCCGCTCCCGAGCACCCGCAGCGCCACCTCGCTCACCCCCTTGCGCTGGTAGCGCCGCAGCCACCGCTCGTCGGCCGTGCGGGTCAGCAGGACGTCCTCCGGTGCCGTCGGGCCCGGCGCCCGGTCCACGAGCGGGGCGAGCGCGCCGGTCCACAGTTCGGCCGTCACCTCACGCCGCCAGCCGCGCCTCGTCAGCTCGGCGCACAGCGCCTCCTCCGTGCCCTCGCCGCCCGTCGCCGCCTGCACGTACGCGGGCAGCCCGCGGGCCGCGTACCAGCGCCGTACGGCCGCGAGCGCGTCGTCGAGCGGCACACCGGGATCGCCCAGCGGCAGCGCCGAGTTGGCGCGGCGGGTGAACCCGGACGCCGCCCGCAGTTCCCACTCGCCGAGCCGCTCCCGCTCCACCGGCTGCCAGGCCCTGGCCGCGACCCGCGCCAGTTCCGCGTACGACGCGGCGGGGCCCCGGCGACGCGCCCGGGCGGTCGGCACCACCTTGCCCGCCACCAGCACATTTTCCGCGATCCGGACGATCTCGCCGTCCCGTCGTGTGATCAGCAGCACACCGTCGTCCCATGATGTGAGAACGCCGACGGTGTCAGTGAACTTCTCACCCCTGGTGGCATGTTCGGTCCGGCGTCGCACCGAAACGCGTTTGCCCACGTCAGCGGCGGTGAGGCGGACCTCGAGCCGTCCGCCCTCAGAGATTTCCACAGGTCGGTCCACCCCTCCTGTTCGGATCATGCCCCGGAACGGAGATACTAGGTGCGGGCATCGACGACGCCGCGCTCCCGCGCGCCAGGCGGCGGAGCCTGAGGAGGCCCGCCAGCGCCCTATCGAGGAGGAACGACAGCGTGACCTACGTCATCGCAGAGCCTTGTGTCGACGTCAAGGACAAGGCGTGCATCGAGGAGTGCCCGGTCGACTGCATCTACGAGGGCCAGCGGTCCTTGTACATCCACCCGGACGAATGCGTCGACTGTGGTGCCTGTGAACCGGTCTGCCCGGTCGAGGCGATCTTCTACGAGGACGACACTCCGGAGGAGTGGAAGGACTACTACAAGGCGAACGTCGAGTTCTTCGACGAGCTCGGCTCGCCCGGCGGGGCCAGCAAGCTGGGTCTCATCGAGCGCGACCACCCGTTCGTCGCGGCGCTGCCCCCGATGAACCAGTAGTCGTCGCCCCGGACGACGCTCGACGGCACGCACGCAGGGCACGCACATACGTCCGTGTGCGCGCGTGCCGCCCCGGTCCCGTACGGCGCTCACCGCGCCGTGCGGGACCGAGGCGTTCGGGCCCGAGCCGACCCGCCCCGCCCGTGCCGCAAGCCGTGCGGCCGGGGGCGCCGGAGAGAAGAAAGAGAGCCGATTCCCGTGTCCGCAGTCTCCGACCGCCTTCCCGTCTTCCCCTGGGACAAGCTCGAGCCGTACAAGGCGACGGCCGCGGGGCACCCGGACGGGATCGTCGATCTGTCCGTCGGTACCCCGGTGGACCCGGTGCCCGACCTGATCCAGAAGGCACTGGTCGCCGCGGCCGACTCGCCGGGCTACCCGACGGTCTGGGGCACGCCCGCGCTGCGCGACGCGATCACCGGCTGGGCGGAACGCCGGCTCGGAGGCCGCGATCTCACGCACCGGCACGTGCTGCCGATCGTCGGCTCCAAGGAACTGGTCGCCTGGCTGCCGACCCAGCTCGGCCTCGGCCCCGACGACACGGTCGCGTACCCGCGCCTCGCGTACCCGACGTACGAGGTGGGCGCACGTCTGGCCCGCGCACGGTACGTGGCCTACGACGATCCGACACAGCTGGACCCGGCCGGTCTGAAGCTGCTGTGGCTCAACTCGCCGTCGAACCCGACGGGGCGGGTGCTGGCCGGGGAGGAACTGGCCCGGATCGTGGCCTGGGCACGCGAGCACGGCGTGCTCGTCGTCTCCGACGAGTGCTACCTGGAGCTCGGCTGGGAGGCCGACCCGGTCTCCGTCCTGCACCCGGACGTCAACGGCGGCTCCTACGACGGCGTCGTCGCCGTCCATTCCCTGTCCAAGCGGTCCAACCTGGCCGGTTATCGCGCGGCGTTCCTCGTCGGCGACCCGGCGGTCCTCGGGCCGCTGCTGGAGATCCGCAAGCACGGCGGGATGATGACGTCCGCGCCGACGCAGGCCGCGGTGGTCGCCGCGCTCTCCGACGACGCGCACGTGCGGGAGCAGCGGGAGCGGTACGCGGCGCGCCGGGCGACGCTGCGCGAGGCGCTCCTCGCGCACGGCTTCCGGATCGAGCACAGCGAGGCGAGCCTGTACCTGTGGGCGACGCGCGACGAGTCCTGCTGGGAAACGGTCGCGCACCTGGCGGACCGGGGCATCCTCGTCGCCCCCGGCGACTTCTACGGCCCGGCAGGCGCCCGCTTCGTCCGCGTGGCTCTGACCGCCACGGACGACAGGATCGACGCCGCGGCCGCCCGCCTTCGCAACAGGCCCTAGCCGGGAGCCGCCGGGCGTGTGCCGGGCGCGAGGAGAAACCCCCGGGTTCCCGGACCCGGGGGTTTCTCCTCGCGAGGACGCGTCAGTGCAGCGGCAGGCCGTTCACGGGGAGGCCGCCCGAGGGGGCCGACTTCGTCGCGGACGACGCCACGTCACCCAGCGCCCCGCCGGCCTTGCCCGCGGCCTCGCCCGTGGCCTTCTGTGCCACCGGCACCGCCGTCTTGACGACCTTGCCACCGGCCTTGCCCGCGGCCGGCACCGCCTTCTTGACCGTCTTGCCGCCCGTGTCACCCGCCACACCGGTGACGTGCTGGGTGGTGGTGTCGACGTGGTGGGCGACGTGCGCACCGTCCAGCGCGGTCACACCACCGAGGTCGGGCGTGGCGGGCAGGGCCGTCGTCGCCGCGTCGGCGGAACCGGCCGCACCGACCACGGGCGCCGCTCCCGCCGCGATGATCAGCGCGGCACGGGCGATCCGACGGGTCAGGGGGAGGGACATGTTGCTCCTTCGGACGGAAGAAATCGCTGGGTGTCCGGTGCGATTCGGCAGTTGATCGCCCCGGGGTCGGACGCAGTGACTACCGCTCCAGGGCCCTGAAGGTTGCGGCGGAACACGGTAAAGAGTTGGCAATGCATCGCATTATCGGGCGGGCGGAAATACGGGCAAAAGGTCCGCGCGGAAACACGGGCGGAATCCTCGCATCCCTTTTCCCGCAAGGAATTTCACCGGCGCGTGCACGACCCGTCCCACCCGGCCCGGCGGCCCGTTCCGACCCCCGGATGCGAGCGGGCCCCGTCGCCCCCACGGATGACGACCCGTACGACTGCCCGAGGGGCCGCCCGAGGGGCCGCCCGAGGCGCTGCCCGAGCGGCCGCCCGAGGGGCCGTCCGGGGTCGTGAGCGAGCGCGTTCAGTCCCCGGTGGCGATCCGGACGACATCCGCCGCGGCCGGTCCCGTTCCGGCGCCCCGGCTCTTCCCGTCGTCCCCGGTCCCGGCCCCCGTGCCCGGCCGAGGTCTTCGTCCGACCGTGCGCCATTCGTCGGCACGGTCGCCGCGCGACCACTCCCGGCCCGCGTAGGACACCCGCGCGATGTGCAGCGCGGAGGAGTTGGCCACCGCCCAGTGCGCCAGCTCCCAGCCCGTCCGCCGGGTGCGCACACCGGCCGGGGTCCCGTGCGGCACCGGCACGGTGACCGAGGCGTGCGTGTCCCGGTGGTGCCGGCCGGCGGAGGCGGGTGCCGCCGTGACGGAGGCCCGCACCCCCGCCCCCGTCCCCGCACCCGCCTCCGCCGGGGGGAGGACGTGCCGCCCGAAGTCCCGTTCGAGCGCCGCGCGTACCGCGTCCGGGCCGCCGTCCGGGGTCGGCGCCGGGCGCCCCTCGCAGGTGAGCGTGGCCGCCGAGCGGCCGGTCAGCGCGGTGGCGAGCAGCCTGGCGTCCGGTTCGTGCCGGGCGTAGGCCCGGGGAAAGCCGCTGCGCTGCACCCGCTGCGCGGCCACGGTGAGCGGCAGCCTCGTGTACCCCGGCACCTCGACCAGGCGGTCGTAGAACGCGCCCGCCGCGTACACCGGGTCCATGATCTGTCTCTTCGTCCCCCAGCCCTGCGAGGGGCGCTGCTGGAACAGGCCGAGCGAATCCCGGTCCCCGTGCCCGATGTTGTGCAGGCCCGACTCCTGCAGTGCCGTCGCCAGCGCGATGGTCACCGCCTGTTCCGGCAGCCCCCGGGAGGTGCCCACGGCGGAGATCGTCGCCGCGTTCGCCGCCTGCTCCGGCGTGAACTCGTACGACGTGCCGGCGTGCCCTGCCGCGACCCGGCAACGGGGCGCGCCTCCACCCCCGATGAGGTACTGCACGGTCAGATAGCCCGCCAGCGCGGTCAGGACGGCGAACGCCGCCCCCCAGCGCGCGAGGCGGCCACGCCGGGAGACGCCGGGGGCCGGGGAGTGGACGGGGGCGGGGGAGCGGGCCGGGAAGTGGGACGGTGTTGACACGGCGTACAAGGTACTGGACGGTACGCAACTGCGGGCGAGCCTGTGGACAACTTCCGGAACGAGTGATTCCGTCGGCTGCGGCAACAGCCCGCCCCGCCCGCCGCGTTAGGGTCGGACCATGGCCGACACCCCGCTTGACCTCACGCTGGACGCCGCGCGGCTCACCGCGCGACTCGTCGACTTCCGCTCCGAGAGCGGCACCGAGAAGCCGCTCGCCGACGCCGTCGAGGCCGCGCTGCGCGCCCTGCCGCACCTCACCGTCGACCGCCACGGCAACAACGTCGTCGCGCGGACGGAACTGGGCCGCTCCGAGCGTGTCGTCCTCGCGGGCCACATCGACACCGTACCCATCGCCGACAACGTCCCCTCCCGGCTGGACGAGGACGGCGTGCTGTGGGGCTGCGGCACCTGCGACATGAAGTCGGGCGTGGCGGTCCAGCTCCGCATCGCCGCGACGGTCCCGGCCCCCAACCGCGATCTGACCTTCGTCTTCTACGACAACGAGGAGGTCGCCGCCCACCTCAACGGCCTGCGGCACGTGGCCGAGGCGCACCCCGACTGGCTGCGCGGCGACTTCGCCGTCCTCCTGGAGCCCTCCGACGGCGAGGTCGAGGGCGGCTGCCAGGGCACCCTGCGGGTGCTGCTGAAGACATCCGGCGAGCGCGCGCACTCGGCGCGCGGCTGGATGGGCTCCAACGCCATCCACGCCGCCGCCCCGATCCTGGACAGACTGGCCGCCTACGAGCCGCGCCACCCGGTGATCGACGGGCTGGAGTACCGCGAGGGCCTCAACGCGGTCGGCATCTCCGGCGGGGTCGCCGGCAACGTCATCCCCGACGCGTGCGTGGTCACCGTCAACTTCCGCTACGCGCCCGACCGCAGCGAGGAGGAGGCGCTCGCGCACGTGCGCGAGGTCTTCGCGGACTGCGGGGTCGAGGAGTTCGTGGTCGACGACCACAGCCCCGGCGCACTGCCCGGCCTCTCCCACCCGGCCGCGGCCGCCTTCATCGAGGCGGTGGGCGGCGTCCCGCGGCCCAAGTACGGCTGGACGGACGTCTCCCGCTTCAGCGCGCTGGGCGTCCCCGCGGTCAACTACGGCCCGGGCAACCCGCACTTGGCCCACAAGCGCGACGAACGCGTCGACACGGCGAAGATCCTCGCCGCCGAGGAGCGGCTGCGCGCCTGGCTGACGTCGTGACGCCCCCGACATCCGGGGCGGCATGACCGTACATGCGTGGGTCCTCCGCGGGTAACCCGGGTGGATCTAGGCTGAAGCGGTACGACCGGTCGAACAGAGGGAGCGCGTATGCCCACAGGCAACCCCGAGGGCAAGAAGATGCCACCGGACGAGACGCGTGAGGGACCCGTGCTCCGCAGGCGGGGCCAGGTGCAGGAGAGCACGACGGACCAGCGGCTGCTGGACGAGCGCGCACCCACCGACTGGGTCCACACCGACCCCTGGCGGGTCCTGCGGATCCAGTCGGAGTTCATCGAGGGCTTCGGCACCCTGGCCGAACTGCCGCCCGCCATCAGCGTGTTCGGTTCCGCGCGGACCCCGGTGGACTCACCCGAGTACGACGCGGGCGTACGGCTCGGGCGGGGCCTGGTGGAGGCCGGCTTCGCGGTGATCACGGGCGGCGGGCCCGGGGCGATGGAGGCGGCCAACAAGGGCGCCTGTGAGGCGGGGGGCGTCTCGGTCGGCCTCGGCATCGAGCTGCCCTTCGAGCAGGGCCTCAACCAGTACGTCGACGTCGGCCTCAACTTCCGCTACTTCTTCGTGCGCAAGATGATGTTCGTCAAGTACGCCCAGGGCTTCGTGGTCCTCCCCGGTGGCCTCGGCACCCTCGACGAACTGTTCGAGGCCCTCACCCTCGTCCAGACCAAGAAGGTCACCCGCTTCCCGATCGTCCTGTTCGGCAGCGCGTACTGGGGCGGCCTCGTCGACTGGCTGCAGAACACCCTGATCGCCCAGGGCAAGGCCGCCCGGTCCGACCTGACCCTCTTCCACGTCACGGACGACGTGGAGGAAGCGGTGGCCCTGGTCTCGAAGGAGGCGGGGAGGTAGCGGTCGGGGGCGCGGGAAGGACAGGGGCGGCGGGGCGAGAAAACACCCCCCGCCCCCGGCGGCCCCCCCTACGCCAGCCCTCGCCTCGCGACCGCCGGACCCGCCCACCCCCCGATCGCGGACACCATGTCCAGCACCTGCCGCGTCTCTGCCACCTCATGCACCCGATACACCCGCGCCCCCAGCCACGCCGACACCGCCGTCGTCGCCAACGTCCCCACCACCCGCTCCTTCACCGGCCGGTCCAACGTCTCGCCCACGAAGTCCTTGTTGGACAGCGACACCAGCACCGGCCACCCCGTCGCGACCATCTCGCCCAGCCGCCGCGTCGCCTCCAGGCTGTGCCGCGTGTTCTTCCCGAAGTCGTGCCCGGGATCGATCAGCACCGACTCCCTCGGCACCCCCAGCGACACCGCCCGCTCGGCCAGCCCCAGCGTCACCCGCAGGATGTCCGCCATGACGTCGTCGTACGTCACCCGGTGCGGCCGCGTGCGCGGCTCCGCGCCGCCCGCGTGCGTGCACACGAGCCCCACCCCGTACCGCGCCGCGACCTCCGCCAGCCCCGGATCGACGCCGCCCCACGCGTCGTTGAGCAGGTCCGCCCCCGCCTCGCAGGCCGCCTCGCCGACCTCGGCCCGCCAGGTGTCGACGCTGATGATCACGTCGGGGAAGCGCCGCCGCACCTCCGCCACGAAGCCGACCGTCCGCCGCGCCTCCTCCTCGGCGGTCACCTCCTCGCCCGGCCCGGCCTTGACCCCGCCGATGTCGATGACGGCGGCGCCCTCGGACACCGCCTGCTCCACGCGTGCGAGGGCAGGCTCGTCGCGGAACGTCGCTCCCCGGTCGTAGAAGGAGTCCGGGGTCCGGTTCACGATCGCCATGATCACCGGCTCGTGCTCGCCGAATTCGCGCCCGCCCAGCCTGAGCATCCCCTGTGACCTCTTCCCCTGCGTCCGCTTTGTTGACCGCCTGCGACCCTAACTGTCGGACCCGCATGGCACGATCGGAGCCGAGCACTTCCCCGACCCTTCAGAACCGAGAGCGTGGACCCCGGCGATGTTGATGTTTCTGTTCCTGGTCGTCGCGCTCGCCGTCGTGGTCGCCGCGGTGACCCTGGCCGTGGTGGGCGGCGGCGAGAACGCGCCCCTGCCCGAGGTGGCACCGGAGCGGCTGAGGGATCCGCTGCCCCCGGACCGCCCGGTGAGCAGGGCGGACGTGGAGGGCCTGCGCTTCCCGCTCGCCGCCCGCGGCTACCGGATGGCCGACGTCGACGACGCCCTCGGCCGGCTGGGGGCCGAGCTCGCCGAGCGCGACGCCCGCATCGCCCACCTGGAGTCCGCGCTGGCCGGCGCCCGTGCGCCCGGCCCGGTGCCGCTGCACAAGCCGGACCAGCGGGGCGAGCCGAACGACGGGGGCGACCAGTGACCGCCGGCGTGGCCCTGGCGGGCGCGGACGGCCTGCCGCGCTGCCCGTGGGCGCTGTCCACCGAGGACTACGTGAAGTACCACGACGAGGAGTGGGGCCGGCCCGTCCACGGCGACGACGCGCTGTACGAGCGGCTCAGTCTGGAGGCGTTCCAGTCCGGGCTGTCCTGGCTCACGATCCTGCGCCGCCGCGAGGGGTTCCGGACCGCGTTCGCCGACTTCAAGATCGCGGCGGTGGCCGAGTTCACGGAGACGGACGCGGAGCGGCTGCTGGGGGACGCGGGGATCATCCGCAACCGGCTGAAGATCGAGGCGACGCTCGCCAACGCGCGGGTACTGGCCCAGTGGGCGCCGGGGGAGCTGGACGGGCTGATCTGGTCCTACGCCCCGGAGGCGGAGGGGCGGCCGGTGCCCCGGACGTCGGCCGATGTGCCGGCGGTGACACCGGAGTCGACGGCGCTGTCGAAGGCGTTGAAGAAGCGGGGGCTGCGGTTCGTGGGGCCCACGACGGCGTACGCCCTCATGCAGGCGTGCGGCCTGGTCGACGACCACCTCGCCGACTGCGTGTCCCGCGGGTGAATTCCCCGCGCCCCTGAAAAGGGGCGCGGGGTTGTGTCGACATGCGGCTCCGCCGCGTGGACGCGATCTTTTCGGGTCTCCGGTGGCGAAGCCCCCGGAGGCGGGACGGGAAGGGGCGGCGGGGCGGAAAAGCCCGGGTGAACCCGCACTCGCACCCGCATCCCCTCACCGCCCCGTGAACCTCACCGTCCCGTGAACCTCACCGCGCGCTTCTCGACGAACGCCTGGACCGCCGCCGCGTGGTCCTCGGACGCCCCCGCCCGCGTCTGCAGCTCGTCCTCCTTCTCCAGCGCCTCCCCCAGCGACCGCGACAACCCGTACGCCACCGACTCCTTGAGCGCCGCGTACGCCAGCGTCGGCCCCTCGGCCAGCCCCCGCGCCACCGCCTCCGCCTCCGCCCGCAACTCCGCCCCCGGTACCACGCGGTCGGCGATCCCCAGCTCCCGCGCCTCCTGCGCCAGTACCTTCCGCGGGAACATCAGCAGGTCCATCGCCCGTCCCGGCCCGACCACCCGCGGCAGCGTCCACGAGAGCCCGGAGTCCGCGCTCAGCGCGACCCCCGCGAACGACGTGTTGAACGACGCCGTGTCCGCCACGATCCGGTAGTCCGCCGCGAGCGCGAACCCGAAGCCCGCGCCCGCCGCGACCCCGTTCACCGCCGCCACCACCGGCTTCGGCGCCTCCGCCAGCGCCCGCACGATCGGG carries:
- a CDS encoding GNAT family N-acetyltransferase, with product MEISEGGRLEVRLTAADVGKRVSVRRRTEHATRGEKFTDTVGVLTSWDDGVLLITRRDGEIVRIAENVLVAGKVVPTARARRRGPAASYAELARVAARAWQPVERERLGEWELRAASGFTRRANSALPLGDPGVPLDDALAAVRRWYAARGLPAYVQAATGGEGTEEALCAELTRRGWRREVTAELWTGALAPLVDRAPGPTAPEDVLLTRTADERWLRRYQRKGVSEVALRVLGSGPSVWFATVPADGDGRDGGAAPAAIGRLVVDGRWAGFAAVEVDPGLRRRGLATAVMAALAGRALQEGASAGWLQVESDNAGARALYARLGFTAHHAYHHFREPDADGGPGRDD
- the fdxA gene encoding ferredoxin; this encodes MTYVIAEPCVDVKDKACIEECPVDCIYEGQRSLYIHPDECVDCGACEPVCPVEAIFYEDDTPEEWKDYYKANVEFFDELGSPGGASKLGLIERDHPFVAALPPMNQ
- a CDS encoding bifunctional succinyldiaminopimelate transaminase/glutamate-prephenate aminotransferase — encoded protein: MSAVSDRLPVFPWDKLEPYKATAAGHPDGIVDLSVGTPVDPVPDLIQKALVAAADSPGYPTVWGTPALRDAITGWAERRLGGRDLTHRHVLPIVGSKELVAWLPTQLGLGPDDTVAYPRLAYPTYEVGARLARARYVAYDDPTQLDPAGLKLLWLNSPSNPTGRVLAGEELARIVAWAREHGVLVVSDECYLELGWEADPVSVLHPDVNGGSYDGVVAVHSLSKRSNLAGYRAAFLVGDPAVLGPLLEIRKHGGMMTSAPTQAAVVAALSDDAHVREQRERYAARRATLREALLAHGFRIEHSEASLYLWATRDESCWETVAHLADRGILVAPGDFYGPAGARFVRVALTATDDRIDAAAARLRNRP
- a CDS encoding ATP-binding protein, encoding MSLPLTRRIARAALIIAAGAAPVVGAAGSADAATTALPATPDLGGVTALDGAHVAHHVDTTTQHVTGVAGDTGGKTVKKAVPAAGKAGGKVVKTAVPVAQKATGEAAGKAGGALGDVASSATKSAPSGGLPVNGLPLH
- a CDS encoding heavy metal transporter; this translates as MSTPSHFPARSPAPVHSPAPGVSRRGRLARWGAAFAVLTALAGYLTVQYLIGGGGAPRCRVAAGHAGTSYEFTPEQAANAATISAVGTSRGLPEQAVTIALATALQESGLHNIGHGDRDSLGLFQQRPSQGWGTKRQIMDPVYAAGAFYDRLVEVPGYTRLPLTVAAQRVQRSGFPRAYARHEPDARLLATALTGRSAATLTCEGRPAPTPDGGPDAVRAALERDFGRHVLPPAEAGAGTGAGVRASVTAAPASAGRHHRDTHASVTVPVPHGTPAGVRTRRTGWELAHWAVANSSALHIARVSYAGREWSRGDRADEWRTVGRRPRPGTGAGTGDDGKSRGAGTGPAAADVVRIATGD
- the dapE gene encoding succinyl-diaminopimelate desuccinylase — translated: MADTPLDLTLDAARLTARLVDFRSESGTEKPLADAVEAALRALPHLTVDRHGNNVVARTELGRSERVVLAGHIDTVPIADNVPSRLDEDGVLWGCGTCDMKSGVAVQLRIAATVPAPNRDLTFVFYDNEEVAAHLNGLRHVAEAHPDWLRGDFAVLLEPSDGEVEGGCQGTLRVLLKTSGERAHSARGWMGSNAIHAAAPILDRLAAYEPRHPVIDGLEYREGLNAVGISGGVAGNVIPDACVVTVNFRYAPDRSEEEALAHVREVFADCGVEEFVVDDHSPGALPGLSHPAAAAFIEAVGGVPRPKYGWTDVSRFSALGVPAVNYGPGNPHLAHKRDERVDTAKILAAEERLRAWLTS
- a CDS encoding TIGR00730 family Rossman fold protein → MPTGNPEGKKMPPDETREGPVLRRRGQVQESTTDQRLLDERAPTDWVHTDPWRVLRIQSEFIEGFGTLAELPPAISVFGSARTPVDSPEYDAGVRLGRGLVEAGFAVITGGGPGAMEAANKGACEAGGVSVGLGIELPFEQGLNQYVDVGLNFRYFFVRKMMFVKYAQGFVVLPGGLGTLDELFEALTLVQTKKVTRFPIVLFGSAYWGGLVDWLQNTLIAQGKAARSDLTLFHVTDDVEEAVALVSKEAGR
- the folP gene encoding dihydropteroate synthase; this encodes MLRLGGREFGEHEPVIMAIVNRTPDSFYDRGATFRDEPALARVEQAVSEGAAVIDIGGVKAGPGEEVTAEEEARRTVGFVAEVRRRFPDVIISVDTWRAEVGEAACEAGADLLNDAWGGVDPGLAEVAARYGVGLVCTHAGGAEPRTRPHRVTYDDVMADILRVTLGLAERAVSLGVPRESVLIDPGHDFGKNTRHSLEATRRLGEMVATGWPVLVSLSNKDFVGETLDRPVKERVVGTLATTAVSAWLGARVYRVHEVAETRQVLDMVSAIGGWAGPAVARRGLA
- a CDS encoding DivIVA domain-containing protein, whose translation is MLMFLFLVVALAVVVAAVTLAVVGGGENAPLPEVAPERLRDPLPPDRPVSRADVEGLRFPLAARGYRMADVDDALGRLGAELAERDARIAHLESALAGARAPGPVPLHKPDQRGEPNDGGDQ
- a CDS encoding DNA-3-methyladenine glycosylase I, whose translation is MTAGVALAGADGLPRCPWALSTEDYVKYHDEEWGRPVHGDDALYERLSLEAFQSGLSWLTILRRREGFRTAFADFKIAAVAEFTETDAERLLGDAGIIRNRLKIEATLANARVLAQWAPGELDGLIWSYAPEAEGRPVPRTSADVPAVTPESTALSKALKKRGLRFVGPTTAYALMQACGLVDDHLADCVSRG
- a CDS encoding enoyl-CoA hydratase/isomerase family protein; translation: MADTVLYEVNDGLATIVLNRPEAMNALNVVTKEALRDAARSAAGDSAVRAILLTAAGERAFCVGQDLKEHVGLLAADREDGSGRTMSTVREHYNPIVRALAEAPKPVVAAVNGVAAGAGFGFALAADYRIVADTASFNTSFAGVALSADSGLSWTLPRVVGPGRAMDLLMFPRKVLAQEARELGIADRVVPGAELRAEAEAVARGLAEGPTLAYAALKESVAYGLSRSLGEALEKEDELQTRAGASEDHAAAVQAFVEKRAVRFTGR